In Streptomyces rapamycinicus NRRL 5491, the genomic stretch CAAGGGGCGGAATTCTATTCGAGACCGGAGCAGGTGTCCCGGAAGTTTTCACAACCCCCACGAAAATCCTCGCCCGCCCCGGCTTCGAGAGATCATGCGTCAGGCTCGAGGGACGAGCCGCAACGGCCGTGTCAGTGCGTCGACGCGGCTCATGCGACCGAGGAGGTCCCGCCGTGACTGTTGCCGCAGTCGGCAATACCGGTGATGCCATGGAGCTTTTCCGTGGCACCGCCCACAGCCCGTCGTTCTTCGCGCTCAACCGCGCCGGGGTCACGGGTGGCGGACAGGAGCTCGTGGACTTCTGCATCCCCTGCAATCCGTACTTCCCCACCCCCGCGATGTTCGCCGTGATGGCGGTCAGGCTGCGGGACATCCTCACCTACTACCCGAGCTCCGCGGAGACCATCACCGCCGAACTGGCCGATGTGCTCGGGCTGCAGCCGCAGACCATGGCGATGGGCAACGGCTCGACCGAGCTCATCACCTGGATCGACCATCTGCTGGTGAAGGAGAGCCTGGCGGTGCCGATTCCCACCTTCGGCCGCTGGACCGACCAGCCGATGGAGACCGGCAAACGGGTCGATATGTTCCAGCTCCCGGAAATGAGCGGATTCGCACTCGACCCCAACGCCTTCGTCAACTTCGTACGCTCCCGGGGCTCCCGGGTCGCCGTGATCTGCAATCCCAACAACCCCGACGGCGGGCTGGTGTCCCGCCAGGCCCTCATCGGCATCATGGACGCCCTGGCCGACCTCGACCTGATCGTGATCGACGAGTCCTTCCTGGAGTTCGCGGACGCCGAGGCGTATCCGAGCGTCGTGGACGAGGCCATCCTGCGCCCTAATGTGATCGTGCTGCGCAGCCTCGGCAAGAACTTCGGGCTGCACGGGGTGCGCTTCGGCTATCTGGTGGCCAATCCGTCGCTCGCCGTGCAGATCCGCTCCCGGCTGCCGAAGTGGAACCTCAACTCCTTCGCCGAGGTCATCGTCTTCATGCTGAAGCGGTACCGGCAGGAGTACGTGGAGAGCCTGCGCATGCTCAGCCGCGACCGGCAGCAGATGACCACCCAGCTGACCGGGCTGCCCGGGATGACGGTCTACCCCTCCCAGGGCAACTTCGTCTTCGTCAAGCTGCCGGCCGGGACGGACGGCGGCTGGGTCCGCGACCAACTGCTGTCCCAGCACGGTGTGCTGGTGCGCGAATGCGGCAACAAGCTGGGCAGCAGCAGCCAGTTCATGCGCTTGGTGGTGCGCTCCCAGCCGGATGTGCAGCGGCTGCTGGCCGGGCTGAGCACGGTGCTGTACGGGACGTCCTTCTACGCTCCGCAGGTCGGCTGGGACCAGCAGTCGTCGCTGCCCTACCCGGGGTCCTCGGGATACCCGGGGTCCTCGGGGTCCATGGGGGCCCTGGGAGCCACCTCCTGGCAGGCCCAGTCCCTGGACTACTCCTACCAGCAGCCGCCCCAGCTGCCCGCGGCGCCGATGGCGCAGGAGCCCCAGCCGATGTACTCCGCGGCGGCACTCCCGGCCCCGCAGGGCGTCGCCGGCGACCCGTACGGGCAGGCGTCCTTCGCGGGCGCGGGGACGGGCGCCTCGCCGGGGTACGTCCAGCAGCAGCCGCTCCCGGAGCTGTCGCCCGCCTATGTCGCCACTCCCCCGGTCCAGCCGCCCCTGTACCAGGCCCCGGCCGCGCTGCCGCAGCCCCAGATGGTCCAGGCCCCGCAGCCGCAGATTCCGCAGCAGGTGCCCGCGCAGCAGTTCCAGGCCCCGCAGTTGCAGCCGGTCCAGAGCCAGGCGCCGCAGGGCCAGACGCCGTTCATGCAGATGGCGCCCCAGCCGCAGGGCACGCCGTACCAGGGCGCCCAGGCACAGACCTCCCAGATGCCGATGGCCCAGGTCCAGGGTGCCCAGGGGCAGGGTACGGCGGCGTACGTCCAGACCCGGCCCGAGGAGACGACGGTCGACCAGATCCCGGTCTACGGGCAGCAGGAGACGGGAATACCCGAGCCGTCGCCGATGGAGCGCACCCAGGCCATGACCTACGACCCCGCCGAGCTGAAGGCCGCGGCGGCGGCAGCGGCCCCGGTCGTCCCCCTCAGCGAGCAGGACGACGACCCGACCGGCCAGACCCCGGCGCTGCAGCGCTATCCGCGCCCCGCGGCGTACCTCCAGGACGGCTCGACGGCATGACCGGGCCCCGGTGCCGAGGTCATGGCCGACGCAGCCGGTCGTCGCACGGCCAGGCCGGGGAGACCCCGGCCGCCGCGCAGACCGCTATGTGCAGCAGCAGCGGATGGGTGTACGGCTCCCCGTCGCCCGGCCAGTGCACCACACCGGGCTCCTCACTGCCCGTGGGACCGCCCGTGGGGCCGGTCCGCCGCCCGGGCGGGCCGGTCACCATGGCGCCGGGCGCGTAGACGGCCGGTGGGGGCCAGTCGACCCCGACGTCCGAATGGGGCGGCACGATCCACCACCAGCACCCGGCGCCGGTGAGCACACATCCCGCCCGGGGCAGCAGGGCCATCACCCCGGGGCCGTGCCGCTCGGCGATCCCCACCGCGTCGTAGGCCCGGTCCGTCCGCAGCGTTGCGGGCAGTTGAAGGCGGTTGCGGCCGGACACCGCACGGAATCCCCGCCGGCCGAACCGGCCGCGGACGAGGCCGGTCAGCGCACCGGCGAACGCGTACGTCATCTAGGGGCACTTCACAGAGGTCGGGCCGATGGTGCCTGCGGTCGCCGCGTCGGGGCGCGGTAACGGGATCATGCGGCAACTATGCGCATCGCCGGGGACACTTGGCAAGCGTCACTCTGAATTGTGCAGAGTCGTCAGTGCAATGTGTCCGTTCCGCACTGGCCATGGCACACTGCGAACATCAGCGTTGGGGAGGTCAGGGAGGGATTCAGGTGAGCGAACCGCGGTCGGCGCCGACCGTGGGTCAGGTCGTCCTCGGCAAGAGGCTGCAGGATCTGCGGGAGAAGGCGGGGTTCAAGCGGGACGAGGCGTCCAAAGTGCTGCGGGTGGCGCCCGCCACCATCCGCCGCATGGAGACCGCCGAGGTCGCGCTGAAGGTCCCGTATGTGCAGCTGCTGCTGGACGCCTACGGGATCACCGGTGACGAGCTCGACTCGTTCATCACCCTGACCGAGGAGGCCAACAAGCCCGGCTGGTGGCAGCGGTTCCACGACATCCTGCCGGACTGGTTCAGCGTCCACGTCAGCCTGGAGGGCGCGGCCGAGATGATCCGGGCGTACGAGCCGCACTTCGTGCCCGGACTGCTCCAGACCGAGGACTACGCCCGCGCGGTCATGCAGACCGGCGCCGTCGGCCAGGCCGACTCCCGGCAGGCGGAGCGCCATGTGGCGCTGCGCATGGAGCGGCAGGGCCTGCTCACCCGGCGGGATCCGCCCCGGCTGTGGGTGGTGATGGACGAGACGGTGCTGCGCCGGCAGGTGGGTTCGGCGGAGGTGATGCGCCACCAGGTCGACCGGCTGCTGGAGGCCGTGGAGATGCCGCACATCACGCTGCAGATCTCGGAGTTCTCCTCCGGGCACCATCCGGGCACCTATGGGCCCTTCGTCCTCTTCCGCTTCGCTGTACCCGAACTGCCGGACATGGTCTACGTCGAGTACCTGACCGGCGCCGTCTACCTGGATGAGCGCATCGAGGTGGCCTCCCATCTGGAGGCCATGGACCGCATGGCGGCCCAGGCGGCAACCGCACGACGCACAAAGGAGATCCTCCGGGATTTCCGCAAGGAGCTCTGATCGGAATGGATCGCATTCACAACGGCATGCGCGCGAGTGACCTCGGCAGTGAGGGCTGGCACAAGCCGTGGAGCGGTGGCAACGGCGGCAACTGCGTCGAAGCCATGAAGCTGGACGACGGCCGGGTCGCGATCCGTCAGTCAACCGATCCGGACGGTCCGGCGCTGATCTACACCCGCAGCGAGATCATCGCGTTCATCCAGGGCGCCAAGGCGGGCGAGGCGGACTTCCTCGTCTGCTGACGCGGCCCCGCGCGCCGACGCCGACGGCCGGTGGCCCGTCGGCGCCGGCGCGGCGTCGGCGTACCGTTACGTGGCGTCCGCCGCCAGTGCCCGCAGCAGGCCGATGGTCAGCGCGGTACGGGCCGGGATCGGGGCGAGCACGGTGTGTTCATGGCGGGCGTGGGCGCCGGAGCCGAGGGCACCGAGCCCGTCGAGGACCGGACGGCCGAGCGCGGAGACGAAGTTGCCGTCGCTGGCACCGCCGACCGCGGTCTCCGCCAGCTCCCAGCCGTGTTCCGCGGCGATCGCGTGGGCCCGCTCGAACAGCCGGCGGGACGGGTCGGACGGGACCATCGGCGGACGGTTCCACTCACCGGTGACGGTCAGCCGCACCCGCTGGTCGGAGGGGGCGAGGGCGTGCAGCGCGGCGTCGATCCGCTTCATCTCCTCCGGTTCGGCGATCCGGATGTCGATGCCGCAACTCGCCTGTGCGGCGATCACATTGCGCCCCGTACCGCCGCTGATCAGCCCCACGTTCACCGTGGTCCCCCGCTCCGGGGCGCTGAGCGCGGCGATCCGCGGGACCACCTCGGCCAGCGCGTGGATGGCGCTCGCGCCCGCGAACGGATCGAGACCCGCATGCGATTCGATGCCGTGGGCCGTCACATCGAACAGCCCGACGCCCTTGCGGGAGGTCTTGAGCGCCCCGTCCAGCGACGCCTCGAAGACCAGCGTGGCCAGGACGTCCTCGCTCAGCCGCTCGATATGGCGGCGGGAGGCGGGGCTGCCGATCTCCTCGTCGCCGTTGAGCAGCAGCCGCACCGAGGGATGAGGGAGCCCCAGTTCGCGCAGCAGCCGCAGGGTCCACACCGCCTGCACCAGGCCCGTCTTCATGTCGAAGACACCGGGGCCGCTCACCCGGCCGTCCTCGACCTCGAAGGGCCATTCGGCGAGCGTTCCGGCCGGCCACACCGTGTCGTAGTGGCACAGCATCAGCACGGTGCCGGGCGCCGTGCCGCGATAGGTCAGGACGAGCACATCGCCGTGCGGTCCGCAGTCGTGGCGCTCGGTTCCGTCCGGCTCGCCGAGCCGGTCGACGACCCAGCCGCTGATCGTGGCGAGCCCCGCGTCCAGCAGTCGCTTGTCGTTGCTCGGCGTCTCCAGTTCCACCAGCGTCCGTAGGTCTTCGATCATCTCGGGCAGCGCCTGGGCGGTGGCGGCGGCGAGGTCGGAGGGGGTCATGCGATGAGGATCCTTCCCGGGGGTGGCGGGGGTGAGGGAGCGGCTGGTGATCAGCGGACGGGCGCGCCGGGGCCGAGCGGAATGCCCAGTGCCCACCAGACGTAGAACAGCAGGGTCCAGGCCACCAGCATGGCCACGGACAGCGGCAGGGTCAGCGAGGCGAGGGTGCCGATTCCGGCGGAGCGCCGGTAGCGCTGGAGGAAGCCGAGCGCCATGACGAAGTAGGCGCTCATCGGGGTGATGGCGTTGGTGCAGGAGTCGGCGATGCGGTAGACGGCCTGGGTGGCCTCCGGGGGGATGTGCAGCAGCATCAGCATCGGCACGAAGACCGGGGCCACCAGCGCCCACATGGCCGAACCGCTGGTCATCGCCAGATTGATCACCGTGCACACCACCACGATGCCGACGAAGGCGACCGGGCCGGTGACCCCGAGGTCCTTCAGCAGATCGGCGCCGCGGATGGCGAGCACCTGGCCGACGCCGGTCCACTTGAAGTACGCGAGGAACTGGGAGATGGCGAAGAACAGGACCAGGATGGGGGCCATCTCCCGCATGCCCTGCGCCATGAAGTCCGGGATGTCACGGCCGCCCCGGACGGTACCGGCCGCACGCCCGTAGACCGCGCCGAGGAGGGCGAAGAGCAGTCCGAGCACCACGGCGATTCCGGAGAGTACGGGCGATTCGACGATGCTGCCGCCCTCGCCGCGCAGCGGTGACCCGGTGGGGATCATCGCCACCACGATCACCGCGAGGTAGCCGACGAGGGCGACGGTGGCGCGGCGCAGCCCGCGGCGCTCCTCGGGCGCCAGGGCGAGTTCGACATCCCCGGTGGCTTTCCCGGTGGCTTCGCCGTCCGCCTCCTCGGGCTCGGGCGGAAGTGCCGCCACCCGCTTCACCAGCACCTTCTCGGTGACGAAGGTGATCACGGCGGCCAGCACCACCGAGGAGGCGAGGGAGAAGAAGTAGTTGGACAGCGGGGTGACGACATAGCCGGGGTCCACGGTGTGCGCGGCGGCCGTGGTCAGCCCGGACAGCACCGCGTCCATCGGGGTGATCAGCGGGCTGGCGTCATAGCCCGCCGATACGCCGACGAACGCCACGACGATCCCCAGCAGCGGACTGCGCCCGACGGCCCGGAAGGCCAGCCCGCCCAGGGGGACCAGCGCCACATAGGCGGCGTCGGACGCGATGTGGGCGACCATCGCGGTGAAGGCCAGGGCGAAGGTCATCCAGCGCGCCGGGACCTTGGCGACACCCGCCCGCAGCATGGCCGCGAGCAGCCCCGACCGGTCGGCGACGGCGACGCCGAGCATGACGACCAGGATGGTGCCGAGCGGTGGGAAGGTGGCGTAGTTGGTGATCGCGTCGTTGATCATCGACCGCACGCCGTCGACCGAGATCAGGCTGCGCACCGCCACGGTCTTGCCGCCCGCCGGGTCGACCGCGGAGACGTCGGCGGTGGCGAGCCCCCAGCTGATCAGCGCGAGGAAGGCGCTGAGGATGGCGAACAGCCAGAAGGGATGGGGAAGCTTGTTGCCCGCGCGCTCGACGGCCCCGAGCACCCGGAGCAGTGCGGACAGCGCCGCCGAGGACTCCCCGGGCGCGTCGGGAGGCGGTTTGCCGGGCGGGTTGTCGGGTGTGGTCGTGGTGTCGTTGGAACTCACCGTCCGCACTCCTTCGTCGACGACGCAGTAGTGGACGTCCATTAGAGAAGGCATGACGGAATGAGGCAAGTGAAAGACTCATTACGCAAGAATGATTCACGCATGGAGCACCAATCGCACGATAGATTCTTATCCATGGCAGCCGTTCCCCCCACCCCACCGGTGCTCGACGACGCCGACCTCGATCTGGTGGCCGCCCTGCAAGTGGCGCCGAGGGCGCCGCTGAGCGCGCTGGCCGAGGTGCTCGGCAGCTCCGCCAGCACCGTCGGCCGCCGGCTGGCCCGGCTCGCGGAGGAGCGGCTGCTGCGGGTGATCGGGCAGGTGGAGTGGCCGATGCTGGCCGAGGGCAACCCCCTGCACATCTGGGTGGCCACGGCCCCGGGGCAGGCGTGGGAGGTGGCCCGGCAGCTGTCCGAGCTGCCCGAGATCCCGTTCGTCGCCACGACCACGGGCCGCGCGGATGTCTACTGCTCCCTGCACGCCACCCGGCGCGACCGGGCGCGTGAGCTGCTGATGACACGGATCCCGTCCGTCCCCGGTGTGCGGTCGGCCCATACCGAGCTGGTGCTGCGGGCGACGGCGAAGTCCGACTCCTGGCGGCTGCGGCGGCTGGACCACGCCCAGGTGGGGGCGTTGCGGGAGGTGGCCGATCCGGTGGAGGAGCCCGCATCCGTCACCGGGTTCGGCGACGACGAGCTGCGGGCCATGGAGCTGCTGCGCCAGGACGGCCGGGCGAGCGCCGCCGATGTGGCGCGCGGGCTCGGCATCAGCCGGTCCACCGCCTACCGGCTGACCCAGTCGCTCCTCCAGCGCGGGCTGGTGCGGCCCCGTGTGGAGATCGAACCGGCGCTGCTCGGCCATCCGCTGGAGGTCGTGATCGAGCTGCATGCCGCGCCCGGGGCCATCCAGGAAGTGGCCGACGCGCTGGCCCGGCATCCCTCGGCGCGCTATGTCTCGATCGTGGCGGGCACCTCCTCGGTGATCCACCACGGGGTGTTCCGGGACGAGGACGGCCTGGCCGAGCTGCTCACCCGCGATCTGGCGACGCTTCCCGGCATCACCGCCTGCGAGGTGTCGGTGGTCCTCGATGTGCTGCGCCGGTACTGGATCGGCCGCGAGGACGGAAGACTGCTGGGCCAGGACCGATGAGTTCCGTGCGGCGCGCCGGTCTGAGAGGTGAAACAGGGGGCGGCGCCTTCCCGCCCCCGCTCACCGAGGAGACACCATGAGCAGCGACGAGATCACCATCAGCCGGGACCTGGACGCACCGCGCGAGACGGTGTGGCGGGTGTGGACCGAGCCGGAGTACTTCGCCCGCTGGTTCGGCGCCGCGCCCGAGTCCGTCGACCTCGACGTCCGGCCGGGTGGCGCCTGGAGTGCGACCGTCGCCACTCCCGCGGGCGAAATGCCGATGCGCGGTGTCTACCGCGAGGTGGTCGGCCGGGAGCGGCTGGTGTGGACGCTGGATCTGCCGCAGGGCGCCATGGAGATGACCGCCACCTTCGCCGATCTGGACGGCGGCCGGACCCGGGTGGTGCTCCGGCAGCCGGCTCCGCCGCAGGAGCAGTGTGCCCAGGCCGAGGAGGGCGCGGCCCAGCTGCTGGACGCCTTCGCCAAGGTGCTCGCGTCGGTCTGAGCGATCCCGGTCACTCCCCCGGCGGCGGCCCGTCCCACTCGATGACGTCCACCCCGTCACCCACGGCCAGTTTTCCGGCGCGGATCACGGAGAACTGGCAGCCGAACAGGGTGGCGCCGCCGGGGCCGCGCCGGTAGCCGGCCATGGTGCGCAGCGGTTCCGGGCCCGCCTTGACGCCCGCGCTCTGATCGACCGTCGTCACGACGCACCGGGCGGTGTGCTTGGCGAAGCCCAGCTCGGCTCCGCCGATGGCGATCCTGCGGACCCGGTCCTCCCGATGGGGTTCGTCCCATCCGCCGATCACGATGCCGGGGCGGAAGCGGTTCATCGGCAGTGGAGCGCCGCCCGCCTCGGCGATCCGCTCGTTCAGCCCGTCCAGGCTGGCCCGGGAGACGATGTGCACCGCGGCGCTGTCGGCGTAGCCGCAGGTGCCGGGGGTCCATCCGTCGGTCACCCGGTCGTGCTCCGGGGGCACCCGCACCAGCCTGCTCGGCGCGCCCAGGAACCGGGAAAGCCACGTGGCGGCGTCCTCGCCCTGGTCGATGCCGAGATAGGGCGTGTCGAACACGGTGACCTCGCGCCGGGCGGAGGTGGTGTCGATGTCGAGGGCCACCTCGTCCTCGCCGGGGGCGGACAGGGTGAGCCGGGTGCCGTGCGCGTCGATGGCGGGGCGGATGACGGCGAGCCGGGGATCCCGACGCTGAGTGCGGCACTCTCCGTCCTCGCCGATGACCATGAAGTCGCGGTCGTGTTCCAGACCCGCCTCCGTCAGCAGCGCCTCGGACAGCGGAACGCCCGCGCAGCCCTTGATGGGATAGCAGGTCAGCTCGACAACGGTGGCCACGCGGGCACCCTACCCCAGGGGTGGTGACGCCTCCGAGCGGCCGGTCGGGGCGCTCATCCCCCATCGCCCGGTGCCCGACCGGCGTTTCATGGCACGGCCCGGTTCCGCCATGCGCCCCCGGCCCGGCGTCCAGCGGCAGGGCGTAGCGGCGAGTACGCCGAATGATCCACCGCGCACGGCCGGTGACCACCGGCATACGCCGTAGGCGCGCTGCGCCTCCCGTCGGCGGGAACCCAAAACGAACCGTTTCCAGGGAGCGACGGACGAGGTCGCGGGAAAAGCGCGGCCCCCGGCGCCGCCCGGGGTCCCGGACAGGCGGGTGAAGGGTGATTATTCCGGGGCCGCTCCTGCGAGCGGCCGGAAGGGAGGAA encodes the following:
- a CDS encoding pyridoxal phosphate-dependent aminotransferase, which gives rise to MTVAAVGNTGDAMELFRGTAHSPSFFALNRAGVTGGGQELVDFCIPCNPYFPTPAMFAVMAVRLRDILTYYPSSAETITAELADVLGLQPQTMAMGNGSTELITWIDHLLVKESLAVPIPTFGRWTDQPMETGKRVDMFQLPEMSGFALDPNAFVNFVRSRGSRVAVICNPNNPDGGLVSRQALIGIMDALADLDLIVIDESFLEFADAEAYPSVVDEAILRPNVIVLRSLGKNFGLHGVRFGYLVANPSLAVQIRSRLPKWNLNSFAEVIVFMLKRYRQEYVESLRMLSRDRQQMTTQLTGLPGMTVYPSQGNFVFVKLPAGTDGGWVRDQLLSQHGVLVRECGNKLGSSSQFMRLVVRSQPDVQRLLAGLSTVLYGTSFYAPQVGWDQQSSLPYPGSSGYPGSSGSMGALGATSWQAQSLDYSYQQPPQLPAAPMAQEPQPMYSAAALPAPQGVAGDPYGQASFAGAGTGASPGYVQQQPLPELSPAYVATPPVQPPLYQAPAALPQPQMVQAPQPQIPQQVPAQQFQAPQLQPVQSQAPQGQTPFMQMAPQPQGTPYQGAQAQTSQMPMAQVQGAQGQGTAAYVQTRPEETTVDQIPVYGQQETGIPEPSPMERTQAMTYDPAELKAAAAAAAPVVPLSEQDDDPTGQTPALQRYPRPAAYLQDGSTA
- a CDS encoding helix-turn-helix domain-containing protein, with product MSEPRSAPTVGQVVLGKRLQDLREKAGFKRDEASKVLRVAPATIRRMETAEVALKVPYVQLLLDAYGITGDELDSFITLTEEANKPGWWQRFHDILPDWFSVHVSLEGAAEMIRAYEPHFVPGLLQTEDYARAVMQTGAVGQADSRQAERHVALRMERQGLLTRRDPPRLWVVMDETVLRRQVGSAEVMRHQVDRLLEAVEMPHITLQISEFSSGHHPGTYGPFVLFRFAVPELPDMVYVEYLTGAVYLDERIEVASHLEAMDRMAAQAATARRTKEILRDFRKEL
- a CDS encoding DUF397 domain-containing protein, with the protein product MDRIHNGMRASDLGSEGWHKPWSGGNGGNCVEAMKLDDGRVAIRQSTDPDGPALIYTRSEIIAFIQGAKAGEADFLVC
- a CDS encoding M20 family metallopeptidase, which codes for MTPSDLAAATAQALPEMIEDLRTLVELETPSNDKRLLDAGLATISGWVVDRLGEPDGTERHDCGPHGDVLVLTYRGTAPGTVLMLCHYDTVWPAGTLAEWPFEVEDGRVSGPGVFDMKTGLVQAVWTLRLLRELGLPHPSVRLLLNGDEEIGSPASRRHIERLSEDVLATLVFEASLDGALKTSRKGVGLFDVTAHGIESHAGLDPFAGASAIHALAEVVPRIAALSAPERGTTVNVGLISGGTGRNVIAAQASCGIDIRIAEPEEMKRIDAALHALAPSDQRVRLTVTGEWNRPPMVPSDPSRRLFERAHAIAAEHGWELAETAVGGASDGNFVSALGRPVLDGLGALGSGAHARHEHTVLAPIPARTALTIGLLRALAADAT
- a CDS encoding AbgT family transporter — protein: MDVHYCVVDEGVRTVSSNDTTTTPDNPPGKPPPDAPGESSAALSALLRVLGAVERAGNKLPHPFWLFAILSAFLALISWGLATADVSAVDPAGGKTVAVRSLISVDGVRSMINDAITNYATFPPLGTILVVMLGVAVADRSGLLAAMLRAGVAKVPARWMTFALAFTAMVAHIASDAAYVALVPLGGLAFRAVGRSPLLGIVVAFVGVSAGYDASPLITPMDAVLSGLTTAAAHTVDPGYVVTPLSNYFFSLASSVVLAAVITFVTEKVLVKRVAALPPEPEEADGEATGKATGDVELALAPEERRGLRRATVALVGYLAVIVVAMIPTGSPLRGEGGSIVESPVLSGIAVVLGLLFALLGAVYGRAAGTVRGGRDIPDFMAQGMREMAPILVLFFAISQFLAYFKWTGVGQVLAIRGADLLKDLGVTGPVAFVGIVVVCTVINLAMTSGSAMWALVAPVFVPMLMLLHIPPEATQAVYRIADSCTNAITPMSAYFVMALGFLQRYRRSAGIGTLASLTLPLSVAMLVAWTLLFYVWWALGIPLGPGAPVR
- a CDS encoding Lrp/AsnC family transcriptional regulator — protein: MAAVPPTPPVLDDADLDLVAALQVAPRAPLSALAEVLGSSASTVGRRLARLAEERLLRVIGQVEWPMLAEGNPLHIWVATAPGQAWEVARQLSELPEIPFVATTTGRADVYCSLHATRRDRARELLMTRIPSVPGVRSAHTELVLRATAKSDSWRLRRLDHAQVGALREVADPVEEPASVTGFGDDELRAMELLRQDGRASAADVARGLGISRSTAYRLTQSLLQRGLVRPRVEIEPALLGHPLEVVIELHAAPGAIQEVADALARHPSARYVSIVAGTSSVIHHGVFRDEDGLAELLTRDLATLPGITACEVSVVLDVLRRYWIGREDGRLLGQDR
- a CDS encoding SRPBCC family protein; its protein translation is MSSDEITISRDLDAPRETVWRVWTEPEYFARWFGAAPESVDLDVRPGGAWSATVATPAGEMPMRGVYREVVGRERLVWTLDLPQGAMEMTATFADLDGGRTRVVLRQPAPPQEQCAQAEEGAAQLLDAFAKVLASV
- a CDS encoding MOSC domain-containing protein, which gives rise to MATVVELTCYPIKGCAGVPLSEALLTEAGLEHDRDFMVIGEDGECRTQRRDPRLAVIRPAIDAHGTRLTLSAPGEDEVALDIDTTSARREVTVFDTPYLGIDQGEDAATWLSRFLGAPSRLVRVPPEHDRVTDGWTPGTCGYADSAAVHIVSRASLDGLNERIAEAGGAPLPMNRFRPGIVIGGWDEPHREDRVRRIAIGGAELGFAKHTARCVVTTVDQSAGVKAGPEPLRTMAGYRRGPGGATLFGCQFSVIRAGKLAVGDGVDVIEWDGPPPGE